The nucleotide window CATCCACGCCAGCGTCATACAGGACGAGATCCGGTTTGACCTGAGTGAGCAAGTCCGGTAGGTAGCGATCGAGGGTTTGTAGGTAGGCCGTATCTTCGGTGCCCGCATCTAAGGGAACGTCGAGGTCGCTGGTTTGTTTGGTGCTAGGGAAGTTGATGCCGCAGTGCATGGAGAACGTAAAGACGCGGGGTTCGTCCTGGAAGATATAGGCAGTGCCGTCACCTTGATGGACATCGAGATCGACGATCAAGATTTTTTGCACCAGACCTTGATTCAGCAGGGTACGGGCGGCGATTGCCAAGTCATTAAAGATGCAAAATCCTGAGCCGTAGGTGGGAAAGGCATGGTGTGTTCCGCCGGCGGTATTACAGGCCAGACCATATTGCAGTGCGAGTTGGGCAGTGAGAATTGTGCCTCCCACCGCCGTGCAGGTCCGATTTACCAGTACGGTACTCCAGGGAAAGCCGATACGGCGTTGGGCTTTGGGATCAAGGGTGCCGTTGTGATAAGCCGCGACATATGCCGGTGCGTGGACTTGTTCCAGAATTGTCGGGTTGGCGATGTCGGGTGTATGAAATTGCTCAGGGCCGGCCACACGATCGCGCAGCAGCATTTCATGAAGTTTCTTGAATTTGACCATCGGGAAGCGATGGCTTGATGGCAGCGGAGCAGAGTAGTTGGAATGGTATACCAGCGGCAGATCCATGACTTTTAGGTGCGTGAGTGATAACTGTCGTGGTGATTGCAATTTGTTAACAAATACTGCTTAATTATTTCACTTTGTAAGAGTTCTGAGGGATTGTTTTTTTCTCCCGTAGACTTTCGATCAGGCGCCTGTTGTAAAAATGTACAGCTTGCCTGAACGTTCGATTTATTGAGTATTTTCTGGCTTATGTCGCACCCTGCTATGTGGATTGAGTCCGTTCGGTTTGCTTCCTTTTGTGCCTGTGTAATTGGCTTGTTTGTGTTGTATAACGACACTTCAACACAGCAGGATTTTGGGGAAACTGATTGGAACTTTATGGCCTTTGGGTTTGGCTATTGGCTACTGAATTGTGTCATCCATGCGGCACAGCAGTGGATTTGTCCTGACTGTGGCGCGATGTGGCTGAGTCTTCGATTGACGGGCTTATTTTCATTGTTGCTGACCTTCTGCAGCGTTTTATCTTTGCCGATGAATTTGATCGCCGCGAAGAATCAAATCGAGCAGTAGATTGACGTTTACTTTGAGTCGTGTGTTTGATAGAACGGCGACGATTGATCGCATCACGATGACTCTGATCCAATAAAGGTGACCAATCGCGATCGCCTTTCCCCCTTTGACTTTACGGCTGGGGGTGGCGATGTTTGGATGCTGATCGGCTGTGGTTAATTGGCCGGTGGTAATAGTTGCTGACCTTGAATGGCCATATCCAGTAGTTGCATGGGATGGAGGACGGGTACGGCTTTACCTTGCATTTCGAGATGTTTGGAGATTTGAACGTAGCAGCCGATATTGGCTGAGGCGATGACCTGTGCGCCTGTGTTCGTCAAGTTGTTGGCTTTTTGTTGGCCGAGTTCGTGGGCAACTTCGGGTTGCAGAATGTTGTAAACGCCAGCGCTACCGCAGCAGAGGGCTGCATCGATCGGTTCTCGCAGTTTTACCCCTGGAATTTGCTTCAGCAGTTGGCGTGGTTGGACGCTGATTTTCTGGCCGTGGAGCATGTGGCAGGCGTCTTGATACACCATTGTCAGTGGCGCATCTTGCAGGGGTGAGAGGGGTGTCGTCAGTCCGACTTCAGCCAGAAATTCTTGGACATCTTTGACCTTGGCACTGAAAGCCTTGGCCCGATCACGGTACTGTTCGTCATCTTTTAGAATATGGCCGTACTCTTTGAGGGTGTGGCCGCAGCCGGAAGCATTGATCAGGACGTAATCGACATTGGCGGCTGCGAAGCTGTCGATCGTTTGCCGGGCTAAATCCTCGGCTTGCGCTTCTTGGCCTTGGTGATGGGAAAGGGCCCCGCAGCAGCCCTGGCTGGGGGGAATTGCCACTTCGCAGCCGTTGGCAGTCAGCACCCGCACCGTGGCTTCATTCACGTCGGGGTTGAATAAACGTTGGACGCAGCCGAGCAGCATGCCGACGCGGTAACGCGGCTCGCCTTGGGCCGGGATGATTTCGGGCAGGGTATCGCGCCAGGCTTTATCCGGAATTTCGGTTAGCATCCCCTCCATTGCTGCGAGCTGGGGGGAGATTTTGCCGAGTAATCCAGTTGATCGCACCCATTTTTGCAGACCGAATTTTTGATACAGACTGACGGGACGTAAGAGTAAGCGCAATCGATCGGGATAGGGAAAGATGTTGAAAATTCCTTGGCGGAGCAGTCGTTCCATCAGGGGACGATCGGCATTCCGGGTGACTTGGGCGCGGGTGGCTTCGATCAGTTGGTCGTATTGCACCCCTGAAGGGCAAGTGGTGACGCAGGCGAGACAGCCCAAGCAGGAGTCGAAATGCTGGATTGAGGTGTCAGTAAACTCAACTTCACCCGTATTAATCCCGTCCATGAGATATATGCGGCCACGGGGGGAGTCGTTTTCCTTGCCAATAACGCGATAGCTCGGGCAGGTGGCGAGGCAAAAGCCACAATGTACGCAGGCATCGATCTGGTTTGGATCGGGGGGATTGGTCGGGTCAAAGCCGAGGAAATCTTGCGCAGTAGCGGGCTTTTCAGGTGCTTGCATGACCGATCGAAACCTTGGAGAGCGGGAGCATAGACATCATACGAGATTTCCGATCGGCTGTGGTTCAGGTCACCGGGGTTATTCGGTGTGATGTGAATTAATTTTGCGCCTACGGTGGAGGAAGAGTGGTTTGCTTGGGTGGCTGAACTTGATTCATTGTGCCTATTGGCATTGAGTGTCCGAAAGTACCCATTCTCTAGCCTTGAGAGGCCAAGGCTAGAGAATGAGGTTGAAATCAATGCACAGCAAGCTATCGAGGTAAAACATCTTAGTGATTATCTGATGCTTCTAAAAACGTATTGCGTATCTATACTTCACGTTGATCGCGTCTACCCCGAGTTGATTTTGACCGGCCGAACCAGGATTGAGCCAACACGTAAAAAGACCCAGCGACGCGCTCCGGCTGCACCGATCAGGCGTCTCAACTAGGTTAATTGTCCCTGTAGTTGCTCACCCAAAGGCCGATCGTGCTCCACCACCATCCCCTTTGCCAGTGGTGGGACATTCAATACCACCTGTCCTGCCGGTTGCCACAGCATCCATCGGCTTCCCGCTGGCA belongs to Romeriopsis navalis LEGE 11480 and includes:
- a CDS encoding histone deacetylase family protein codes for the protein MDLPLVYHSNYSAPLPSSHRFPMVKFKKLHEMLLRDRVAGPEQFHTPDIANPTILEQVHAPAYVAAYHNGTLDPKAQRRIGFPWSTVLVNRTCTAVGGTILTAQLALQYGLACNTAGGTHHAFPTYGSGFCIFNDLAIAARTLLNQGLVQKILIVDLDVHQGDGTAYIFQDEPRVFTFSMHCGINFPSTKQTSDLDVPLDAGTEDTAYLQTLDRYLPDLLTQVKPDLVLYDAGVDVHIADRLGKLALTNSGLHRREMQVFSTCLAAGYPVACVIGGGYTDDMNALVFRHSILQRAASEVYQQYRL
- a CDS encoding (Fe-S)-binding protein, with the translated sequence MQAPEKPATAQDFLGFDPTNPPDPNQIDACVHCGFCLATCPSYRVIGKENDSPRGRIYLMDGINTGEVEFTDTSIQHFDSCLGCLACVTTCPSGVQYDQLIEATRAQVTRNADRPLMERLLRQGIFNIFPYPDRLRLLLRPVSLYQKFGLQKWVRSTGLLGKISPQLAAMEGMLTEIPDKAWRDTLPEIIPAQGEPRYRVGMLLGCVQRLFNPDVNEATVRVLTANGCEVAIPPSQGCCGALSHHQGQEAQAEDLARQTIDSFAAANVDYVLINASGCGHTLKEYGHILKDDEQYRDRAKAFSAKVKDVQEFLAEVGLTTPLSPLQDAPLTMVYQDACHMLHGQKISVQPRQLLKQIPGVKLREPIDAALCCGSAGVYNILQPEVAHELGQQKANNLTNTGAQVIASANIGCYVQISKHLEMQGKAVPVLHPMQLLDMAIQGQQLLPPAN